The following nucleotide sequence is from Corylus avellana chromosome ca7, CavTom2PMs-1.0.
aagcataatCTAAACATGATTATCTTCATTTCAGCTTACATTTATAAgcatttaataagagagagaaaatgaaaaagagattttaaaaaattcaatattgactgttgattcaactacagtatacatgctgttattataTAAGCCAAATCCCTAAATAGATACtttatttaatgtaaaatgattggttattttaagaaaaaaacaaaggtcgGTGGCCGGCATATTCAATTCCGTTTGCAAGCGGGTACTATGTTGCAGGCAGATACGACAAGAGTAATTAATTGCTTCacgctttttttgtttttttcacgGTATTCTCGcccaaaaaagaattaaaagccCAAACATTGACCCGGAATAAAGGGATATCTGATTTGACACGTAGTAGCGCGTACGTGAAGGCCTTATTCGGCTCGGCTCGAGCCATAAATATCTAAAGCCTATTTCAGGCCCAACACAACATGTAGTTAACCTATACGAGATTATTCATAATGAATTCTCaatatttctatttaaaataataattatttttattttattttataggtaatgccttttcaaattatttttatgtctaattataattattgattAGAGTAATGTTGGTGTAAGAGTCCCAACAAACCTTTAGATTATTAgcctttgttaatttttttttttttaaaaaaaaaatccaataattagTTAGGACTACCACatcaatattgtaaaataattataaaataaaaatgtaatttctatcATTACTCATCATTCTAAATATTCAatcttttatttaataaactaagAACTAAAGAGAGGcagagagaaaatatatatattttttttaaaaaaaaacttattatgtAAAATGCATTTGGTTTAGAAAATCTGATGGAAATGTTTTTTAGGAATTTGGTCATAAACCATTGTGGATGCTCGTAAAGAACTAACTCGACCGACGGTTTGACAAAAAACACCCAATTTAAAACGTAATTaatgaaaacatgatttttcaAAACGTAGGTAACGtttgggaaaatatttttaaaaacgttGGGGGTGAGAATATGTCAGAGAATTTGACAGAGTTATGGAGTCTTTCAAAAGTCCAAGTGAAATAATTGTCAAACCCAAAGACTCATTCCATTAATCTTTGTAAATGTATGGTTTGATTTGGTTTGAGTGGAGTGAGTAAGTTGAGATTATCGTGtggtagaaaagaaaaagaagtatatACGCTTCCTTCCTCTAGGCCCATTGGCGCTCGCAAGCGTACACCCATGGGTCAGCTTATTGTTTGTTTGACTTGGAAAGCTCAAGAGACCCAGACGCATTTAATTTTAGGTGAAAATGTAGTTATATTTgacttggttttttatttatttatttattttttttaagatgggaaaaagaataaaaattagataaatGAGTGAGAATGCAGTTAGACTAAGCTTTATCGCGGTTcaataaactacataataagtATAGAAATTTGacttattctttaaaaaaaaaaaaaaattgacttattattttagtaaaagAAATTGGTGAACTGCTACAATATTCATCAGATATGGTGTGTATCTCGTCAAACAGAGTTTATCTTATGTTGCTCTTGTGTTCCTTTAAAAAtaagatgatttttaaaattattattttgtcaaaattcaaTTGTGATCAATTACAAggctaatgatgattttaagagtcacatcattcttataaCCTGTTTGgaattacgtttgagaaatagaacttttaagttaaaaagagcttttggacaaaagtttcatttttaagcttttacaaaaagtattttttggtcatttttaagttttttttacccttaaaagctcttttaattttgtttggtaaacaagtacttttttttttttcttcaaacaggctttttgagtgttaaaagtacttttaggtcCTTCAAACGTAATCACAAATAGACCCTTAGAGGGACCACACGATTGACATAAGaagaacttgtagcattactctatcaaacattaaaaataaataaataaaaaaccttttAACTTTTGACAAGATATGCAAGTGACTTAcatcaaaacagaaaaataataataataaagtgaataattaaaataaaagggtgAGATAAagatgttttgaaaaagtttatatttaaaattaaaaaaataataataataataataatttttaattaaaatggagaGAACCCACTTTTATTGTTTGTGGATGGAAATAGGAGAAAACGCGGGcctacaaaaagaaaaagtgttagTAATGTAGGCACagatcaatcaatcaatcagaTAGATTTTGTTAAAGATGCGCAATTGGTAATTGACTTGAAATATCTCACATTCTATTTAATGCCATCCCTCAATTATGATTTATGGGATTGAGACATACGTTTTTCTGTATTCTATCATAGCACGCGTGCCTTAAACATAAccaattcaattttaattataattggaCCCAACTTAAATCTTAACTATTTAGGATATACTtgtgtttataattttaaaaaatctgcAGCTTTAAAttagcaatttttaaaaatgcaaattgagatgcaaatttttttatgtttatgaaaCCCTAATCCTGTACTCCATATCCCCTTCTTTCCCTCCTTCCCCCTCCaactcctcaaactgagaaagcTCATACAGATCTTAGTCTAGAAAATCAGAGCAACAATAGAGAAggaaaaaccaaacaaatattgaaTTGTCAAGGCTTTTCACAATTTGTTATATACACGTACCATTAAATCATATCCCAAGATATTTGGGATTGCAAAGTAATAAGAATTTGTCACAAATTACAAACCAAAGGAGAAAAAGTCAAACCAACAACTATTATCAAACATTGCAATCAACTAATGTAACTAATCAAGACAGATCTTCCTTCACGTACGCGTACATAAACAACTGGTCTTAACCTACTCTCAATTTACCCACCAGGTAAAATGGGCAGAAGACACAactttcatttcttctttccTGTGGCAGAGGTGGGTTTTGATGACATCCATCCAAAAAATCTGGACCCCTTTGATGACTTCCTTTCTTTAGAGAGATCTGGGGGGTCTCTTCTAGAGGCATCAAAAGGGCACTGTTGATGATCTTTCAAGAGTCGTAGCAATTCCAAAGCACTCACCTTGCCCTTCTCATTACCATTGACGGATATATCATCAAGAGCAGCAGTGAAACGCTCATCCATGAGCAGCTGACAATATTGAGCATGGTGAGAGCAGAGCGAAAGGAGAACAGCCACTGCATTTTCCTGATCCACATGAGTGCCAGTTGCAAGTAGTTCAGCAACAGCAGCAATGCATCCATTAGTTTCAGCAACAGAAATCCTAGCCTCTTCAACACAGCATAAATTCTTCAATAAATATACACAATTTCCTGCAAGGGCGCTATCAACTAAAAAAGGAACCAACTTTGGGATGCATTGCAAAGATACAATGTGGGAACAAACTTCATTTGTTGAGGACAAATTGCACAGAATTTTGATGGCCCGTTTCTGGAAAATTTTGTTACTGGAGTCGAGAATCTTTAGTATGGAAGTCAAAGCACCGGATGCTGCAATTTTAGCTCTACAATACCGATGGCCAGACAACACTTCCACTATGTCTAGAGCTTCTTCTGCTGCTTCTGAATCAATATAAGTGGCCAAGAGACTAAATGCTTCTTCACGTAAGTACGAGATCCCACTTCTGCATGAAGCAACGCAGAGTAATGGTGGTATTATACATGAGCCAGGCACAAAAGAAATGTTATCGAAGTTAAAAGTCAAAAACTTACGAAGGAACCAACAATACTATTGTTTGAATCgtgaaattttatccaattccattgaggaaaaaaaaaaaaaaaaaattctagtgcACAGAACATGTTAGGGACCTAAGCCAACTCAAGGTCTTATGGTTAATCAAACTGTATCAACTGGCTAAGATTTAATAAGGACTCTTCCCTACTTATTAAAATCCCATAGTTCTCAATTTACAAGGAAGCAGATGATGAACTGAACTTGCCATACCAGTTTGATACTTATTAACACAATAATAATCTTCTTAAATTAAAAGATATCCATTAGCATCTGGAGACAAGTCTTTGTAACTAGTACCCATCAAAAAAGAGTAAATTACCTGTTTTTGCTCAAAAATGCCAACAACAACTGAGATCCAGCTTTTTGAGCTTTCACATCACGCAGGCCATGTGCATCCTTCAAAAATTTTACCAGTGGTTCAACGAAATTGGCAGCTGACATATGATGACAAGCTTTTTCGCTGTTATTTAGATGCTTTCTGATATCTTCAACAACTTTGCATTGGGATTCCCACTGACGTTCGGCGAGTTTAGATAAAAATTCCGAATCCATCTCACGTGTGTTTTCATAAGATTGCAATTTGTGGCCCTCTTTTGTCTGCGTAGAAATCAAATTTAAGCCATCTGCTATCTTAGTCTGTGATGGACTAGAAGTGTAACTAGTGTCTAAAGATCCAAGGGACCCATTACTGACATCCGTCCGAAGAGGTAAACCATTCATAGAACTGCCAAAAGTAGTAAAGGAAGTGAAAGAAGTTTCCCAAGAGGGAAGGGCTTCTGCAGGGAGCATAGTTGGGTCAGTAATGGTGACTCCATACTTCATGCACCAGTTTGATATTGAATCCTTCATGTCCGTGTTTGGAGTCAATGACAGATGATCCAGTTTCATTTTAGTCTTTGGACATGTATCATTACCCTCTTCAAACCACTTCCGTATGAACATCCTCTCATATGTTTGTCCAGATGCTATGACAACAGGATCATACATCAGTCTTGACGATATAGGACACCTAAAGTCCTCGGGGGGTGTAGCTCTACTTAGGATGTCGACTCCATATGCAGAACTACTTCTGCCGTTCTCAAATGCAATTTCTCCTTCATTTTGAGCAGAGTCATTATGTGATTCCTCTTGCAGGATTGAGTTTTCATACTTCCTCAATATATCCAAAAGATACcttaaaatcttcttttttGGATCACTATCACCAACTTCATCAAGCTTCTTCTTGATAGATTCTTTCTCTATCCAGATAGCCTTTGGGGATGTAACATGAAGTGTTGAAGCTGCCAATTGAAGAGTTTTACAAACTTCAGATTTTTCCATTGGACCTGATGCAGGTCTCTGGAAAATCAATCCTTCCATAGCCTTAGCAGCTGCTTCTTCAGATGAGTCCAGAGTAAACGTGGCACTCCCAAGATCATCCATGATGCAAGAGATCTGAAGATAACATAtgttgtgaaaaaataattttgggaTCCCAAAGAAGCAGATGACAACAGAATAAAAATAACCTTATCACACAGAACACCAAGATTTATGTGGTTCGTCTTAACAAGCTTATATCCACATACATAAACAACCATGAGAAATTCCACTATCAAAAAATAGAGTACAAAGAGTAGCAGAAAGAAAACCACTTGAAACATATAGTCTCAATATACTCAAAtttcactctcacacaaaagaaaattaatgacaaaagagaaaatactTTCTAATTCTCTAAGCCTTGCGGCTTtgcaaaacataagaaaactaAAGCTAAGGTGAGGTCGCTTCTCACCCTCTTTCCACACTTCACAAAAGACCGAATAGAGGCACCTTTTGTAGGAAATAAAGTCGGCACTTCTTTTTAGTGTCGTGCCCACCAAAACTCCAAAACCAAAtaggagagaaaaagagaaccaACTTGAGAAAGTGCTAGGCCCACGTGTGATGACTTGAGGAAATCAAGTCATTCACTCAACAAGATATTCATCTTTAGCTGCATCAAGTAACTGAGgttcataatttttctttttttttttatttttatttttttttggtgaagaaaaatggaagaaacTATAGAACGAGTACTGGTGGGACTGAGACAGGTTGATACCCATAGTTTCTGATCATGAAAATCCGCTTAGAAGAATCTTGCTGCATAATGCACCATGGAGCAAAGCAGGTTTTATAGTTTGTCTGCCAGAAGTTTTTGAGGTTTTTGTATATGTGAATAGGAGGGGGCAGAGTTATTAATAACTAGATTGATGACAGGTAAACTGGGATATGAGACTACATCCTCTTTAAATAGTTCCAATTTGGGATACAAGCATCAGAAACCAGAGTATCACTTCATGGAACCGGTTACACCCATAGAACTAGCACTTTCAAAATACTGTAAAGTGGCTGGCTTAGTACACGATATTACTGGCATGTTTGATTGATCAGGGAACAACAGTTTGTACATTTACCAAGTATCAGTTTCCTCTTgtataaatattaatatatatgcatCAACTACcttatgttgttttctttctcGGTTGGGTTTTGGGGACGGGTGGGGGGAttgcaaaaggaaaaacaaaaaaagaaagcacaAAAGAGTGGAATTTCACGAACCTCTTGAGCCAACTCTGGTTGAACCATAGTGTGAAGTTCGCCTAAACTTTGCTCCAAAAAGTTCTTCAATTTTTGACATCTTGAGACTCTGTCCTTTGCTGTTACTATCTGAAAGTAAATTGCAAGCCTTATCAGCTAGAGAtttaagcattaaaaaaaaaaaaaaaaaaaaaaaggagcaaaaaCAACTACTGGATGTAATAATAGATGAGCAAGCAGCCTAACAAACCAGGTAAAGTTTACTAGACTCTCTGCAGGACTTGAGAAATTGCTTGGCTTTCTCAATTGCCTCATTTAACAAGCATAGTGCCTTTTTTCCTGATGAGCCTTGAGGGCGAGCAGCTTCTATTGAGGGTAATATTTTTGATATTCTATTAACCGATTTCAGAAGTTCTCTGCACATTAAAAATGGCACCTGCAATCATGAATAAATATAAATGTGAGATAATTTGATCTGCTATAACAGAATAGTTGAGTAAAAGCAGCAATAATATTTAAAGTCGCAAAATGAACTCGGATCTAAACTTCATTCCATTAGATTCCGCAGGGCAACCTCAGTGCTTTTCATTTCTTGAGAAAAAACATCTTTTCcatcaccaaaaagaaaaaaagatctcCATTCTCAAATTGATCAAAGATACTAAACGCTGGTTTTCCAGTTACTAGTTTCACTTTCAGTGACACTATAAAGGAAACACaatattcttcttttctaaagaaatataaattagGTGTACTATAGTCTTGCCGGTGTGATAAATGTATAGAATTTTACCAGCAAACTAACAAGACatacaccaaaaaataaaagtgattaACCCCATTATTTATGATAAATATGTAAACCTCTTATATGAAAGGGAGAAGTCAATAACACGCATTTATGCTGTAAACCCACTGTAAATACAATAGGACTGCAGAATTAATTCCAACTGAAGAGGAATAAAAGACCAACATGACAATACCTGATAAGAAAAAGGATCTGGCAGTTTTCCCACTACTTCAACAACACCAGACCCCATTAAAATGAGGATTATCTTAGATCTGCATGTCCAATAACAATAAAAACCATTACTTATTCATGTTTCTTGCAAAAAATCTATCGATAGTATCTAACATAATTCATTAATCAAGGTACTGTATACATGACCATTGAGTCAGAGAATGACatccaaaataaaaacagcAGAGCTTCACACTTGAAACATAACAACCTCAGTTTCGCAAATGCAATATACATTGGAAACAACCAAATGGCAAAATGATGTCAGAAAACTAGCAAAATAGCATTAACTTCACCCTCTTAAGTTATTAGTGTTGGGACTAACAAACTCTTAAACCATCATTATAATTGACTAACTTGAAATACCTTATGGAAATTTCACTCTTAGTTATGGCATGCAAGTTTCACCCGCCCAGAATACACGGAGGTGTTTCATAAACGTGCGATTCTGTTCTGCCAACATTCTTTCTAAACcattaaatcaccaattattccaaaactttctaaataattggTACACCAATTATACTGGGTATCGATTACCAAACAAAGGTTCCACTTCAGTTACAATCTCCGAAAGTGGAAATTAGGCttgttgagaaaaaaaaaatgaaattattgtaAATAAGCAAATAATAGATAAAGTAAGTTGTAACtcaaataacaataacaaaaacaaagccTTACCCCGTGCAGTGAAAAACAGAACAATGATCAGAGAGCTCTCTGCCTGTTTGATAAAAAGCAGTTAGACTCTGTGACTTTTCTTCAAGTAGATATACAGCAGTTCAACCGCAACCCAACTCTTAAACCACAGATTCTCCCACAAATACACCCAGTTTACAGAAGGAAAGCCAAAAATCTCCCAGTATCTTTCAGACCACCATAGACTCTAACTATGGAAGATAGCCACAACCCAGCTCTTAAACTACAAAGTTCCTTCAAATATTAACTCCAAACACACTTCTTCAACTTTCAGAGCGTACTCGACGCGGCTCTCCCATACATAAGAAAGGGAAACTCAGTAGGAGAAGAGCACAAAGAGCGCATAATCTTCTTGCTCATGAAGAAgcaaaaacttttacaacagaTGTTCCTTCATGGATAAGAGCAcagccgaaaaaaaaaaaaaaagtaccacaCAATCAAAACCAAGAAGCAAGAGAACCCAGGAATTGATTCTCTAGAAAGAGCATACTGTTTTACTGATCACGTTTAGTGAAAGAGGGTGGGAAATAGATTTCGGAGAAAGCAAGCACGTGCCAATAAAGGTGACGAACAACTGTGGTTCTCGTGGACAAGAAAGACTTTTCACGAccagagaagaaagagagaggaagggCGCGTAAAGTTTGTCAGATTAATTAGTTGGTATAGTgctagagaaagaaagaagtctGACCCCACCCGGGCCACCCCCCCGCAGCCCACCAATTTGATTCTATGAAcactatatatatttctcagtTTTGGGTGCTTCCTCTAACCATTTAAAGAACAGCAAGATTTTGAGAAAGACCATAATACCCAGGAATCTCCATTTGTATAAGTATAATACTTCGTCAGCTccccaaaaagtaaaaacagatttttttcttttttattttctgaaataaTAAGGAAAGAGATGCCCTTGGACTCAAATGGTGTCGGTTGTTTAATTAGGACTTATTTACGGATTAGCATGGTATAATACACAAATTGATCATCGtgtataaagtaaataataataaaaaagagagagaag
It contains:
- the LOC132187778 gene encoding U-box domain-containing protein 5-like isoform X1, whose translation is MGSGVVEVVGKLPDPFSYQVPFLMCRELLKSVNRISKILPSIEAARPQGSSGKKALCLLNEAIEKAKQFLKSCRESSKLYLIVTAKDRVSRCQKLKNFLEQSLGELHTMVQPELAQEISCIMDDLGSATFTLDSSEEAAAKAMEGLIFQRPASGPMEKSEVCKTLQLAASTLHVTSPKAIWIEKESIKKKLDEVGDSDPKKKILRYLLDILRKYENSILQEESHNDSAQNEGEIAFENGRSSSAYGVDILSRATPPEDFRCPISSRLMYDPVVIASGQTYERMFIRKWFEEGNDTCPKTKMKLDHLSLTPNTDMKDSISNWCMKYGVTITDPTMLPAEALPSWETSFTSFTTFGSSMNGLPLRTDVSNGSLGSLDTSYTSSPSQTKIADGLNLISTQTKEGHKLQSYENTREMDSEFLSKLAERQWESQCKVVEDIRKHLNNSEKACHHMSAANFVEPLVKFLKDAHGLRDVKAQKAGSQLLLAFLSKNRSGISYLREEAFSLLATYIDSEAAEEALDIVEVLSGHRYCRAKIAASGALTSILKILDSSNKIFQKRAIKILCNLSSTNEVCSHIVSLQCIPKLVPFLVDSALAGNCVYLLKNLCCVEEARISVAETNGCIAAVAELLATGTHVDQENAVAVLLSLCSHHAQYCQLLMDERFTAALDDISVNGNEKGKVSALELLRLLKDHQQCPFDASRRDPPDLSKERKSSKGSRFFGWMSSKPTSATGKKK
- the LOC132187778 gene encoding U-box domain-containing protein 5-like isoform X2, which produces MCRELLKSVNRISKILPSIEAARPQGSSGKKALCLLNEAIEKAKQFLKSCRESSKLYLIVTAKDRVSRCQKLKNFLEQSLGELHTMVQPELAQEISCIMDDLGSATFTLDSSEEAAAKAMEGLIFQRPASGPMEKSEVCKTLQLAASTLHVTSPKAIWIEKESIKKKLDEVGDSDPKKKILRYLLDILRKYENSILQEESHNDSAQNEGEIAFENGRSSSAYGVDILSRATPPEDFRCPISSRLMYDPVVIASGQTYERMFIRKWFEEGNDTCPKTKMKLDHLSLTPNTDMKDSISNWCMKYGVTITDPTMLPAEALPSWETSFTSFTTFGSSMNGLPLRTDVSNGSLGSLDTSYTSSPSQTKIADGLNLISTQTKEGHKLQSYENTREMDSEFLSKLAERQWESQCKVVEDIRKHLNNSEKACHHMSAANFVEPLVKFLKDAHGLRDVKAQKAGSQLLLAFLSKNRSGISYLREEAFSLLATYIDSEAAEEALDIVEVLSGHRYCRAKIAASGALTSILKILDSSNKIFQKRAIKILCNLSSTNEVCSHIVSLQCIPKLVPFLVDSALAGNCVYLLKNLCCVEEARISVAETNGCIAAVAELLATGTHVDQENAVAVLLSLCSHHAQYCQLLMDERFTAALDDISVNGNEKGKVSALELLRLLKDHQQCPFDASRRDPPDLSKERKSSKGSRFFGWMSSKPTSATGKKK